From a single Seriola aureovittata isolate HTS-2021-v1 ecotype China chromosome 18, ASM2101889v1, whole genome shotgun sequence genomic region:
- the odf2a gene encoding outer dense fiber protein 2 isoform X2: protein MRKAMRTRSSSPPIHVHINDSTPVHVHVKSHRTSPVRTPKGKTKVDKGNLRPTANVKTRVPWIPPGKASTRDASYKWEGPMHRLEITPPLPEPEPEHSHSALLLADLTSEEEEGLHGRINQYERKIDSLLTEVSSLKNEVELRKREQLLERQSERLSVSQRVIAEQEEELAEVTKELEETERENTRLRQSMEKMMEETDYSRLDRDSVQPDKDALLRKLMEAEVDGTAAAKEMSALRESVSKLCSASVSRLSGSESSVLARQKELLLQKLETFEATNRTLRNLLREQHGSQMESMRLSEQKDTLLKRLADTEAENAHLVVKLQEKDKEVNQLSRLLDTEKVLRAQPSTCDNAKSTADLSKTLESTRAHLQGQLRSKAAENNRLTVQIKNLERAANQQKAEMEHLMEQLTSLRQEASADREALKRATRAQKQRAERSEVTAGQLSIQLLDMEKQVADALTAAETWESRHAQEVKDKSKLELELSLLNSRIAELTEQLQSTGDKGRLEREALLDHLHGLTTESTAARLENQSLKATAAAVEEKLDMSQSELQQVRASIKQYESLLDSYKIQVGKTRVEADEYAAHLAQAEREAQVVQGKLEQEIEEVRREMLGRLAELEPLPEALRQSELQLQEAQDRERSQERRSVELSTTLADLRIKVETQGSQMELFRQKNKVLLEENRQLQQRVESLERKLEEAVSQNSDLLAVITKREDTIHSNQLRLEEKTRECSQLSRKLEEALDDARHQMSETRERAATKERSTQAKILDLETQLSRTTSEINQLKRNKEEVERRYQSRLQDVKDRLEQSDSTNRSLQNYVQFLKASYTNVFGDVALSSSLRAPSPI, encoded by the exons ATG AGGAAAGCAATGAGAACCCGGTCAAGTTCACCTCCGATTCATGTGCACATCAATGACTCCACACCGGTCCACGTGCACGTAAAGAGCCACAGGACGAGTCCTGTCAGAACACCTAAG GGGAAGACCAAGGTGGACAAAGGAAACCTCCGTCCTACAGCCAATGTCAAAACTCGAGTGCCATGGATTCCACCTGGAAAGGCCTCCACACGGGATGCCTCGTACAAGTGGGAG GGTCCGATGCACCGCCTTGAGATCACACCGCCGCTCCCCGAACCAGAACCTGAACATTCCCACTCTGCGCTGCTATTGGCTGACCTCAcgtcagaggaagaggaagggctACACGGACGAATCAACCAGTATGAGAGGAAGATTGACAGCTTACTGACTGAAGTCAGCTCTCTAAAGAATGAG GTGGAGCTGCGGAAGAgggagcagctgctggagcGTCAGTCGGAGCGGCTGAGCGTCTCCCAGCGGGTGATcgcagagcaggaggaggagctggctgaGGTGAcaaaggagctggaggagactgAGCGGGAGAACACGCGACTACGACAGTCCATGGAGAAGATGATGGAGGAGACCGACTACAGCAG ACTAGACAGAGACAGTGTGCAGCCAGACAAAGATGCTCTGCTCAGGAAGCTGATGGAGGCTGAGGTGGACGGAACAGCAGCTGCCAAGGAAATGTCAGCCCTGCGAGAGTCTGTTTCTAAACTGTGCAGTGCCAGTGTCAGT AGACTGTCTGGTTCTGAGTCCTCGGTCTTGGCCCGTCAGAAGGAGCTGTTGCTACAGAAACTGGAGACGTTTGAGGCCACAAACCGAACCCTGCGGAACCTTCTCAGAGAGCAACATGGATCCCAG ATGGAGTCGATGCGACTGTCAGAGCAGAAGGACACGTTACTGAAGAGACTCGcagacacagaggcagaaaatgcT CATCTTGTGGTGAAACTtcaagagaaagacaaagaggtcAATCAGCTGTCCAGACTTTTAGATACTGAGAAGGTACTGAGAGCACAGCCGTCAACATGT GACAACGCTAAGAGTACAGCTGATCTGTCCAAGACCCTGGAGTCAACAAGAGCTCATTTACAGGGACAGCTCCGCAGCAAAGCAGCTGAGAACAACCGGCTCACTGTACAGATCAAG AACCTGGAGCgagcagccaatcagcagaAGGCAGAGATGGAGCATCTGATGGAGCAGCTGACGAGCCTGAGGCAGGAGGCCAGCGCGGACCGAGAGGCTCTGAAACGAGCTACACGAGCCCAGAAGCAGCGAGCGGAGCGTAGTGAGGTCACTGCAGGACAGTTGAGCATCCAGCTGCTGGACATG GAGAAGCAGGTGGCAGACGCCCTGACAGCAGCTGAGACCTGGGAGAGTCGTCATGCACAAGAGGTGAAAGACAAGAGTAAACTGGAGCTCGAGCTGTCACTGTTGAACAG CCGTATAGCAGAGCTGAcggagcagctgcagagcacAGGGGATAAAGGCAGACTGGAGAGAGAGGCCCTGCTGGATCACCTGCATGGACTGACCACAGAGAGCACTGCTGCCAGACTGGAGAACCAGTCCCTCAAG GCCACAGCCGCTGCAGTGGAGGAGAAACTGGACATGTCTCagtctgagcttcagcaggtcAGAGCATCCATCAAGCAATATGAGAGTCTGCTGGACAGCTACAAGATCCAG GTTGGGAAAACGCGGGTCGAGGCAGATGAGTATGCTGCTCATCTAGCCCAGGCGGAGCGAGAGGCCCAGGTCGTGCAGGggaagctggagcaggagataGAGGAGGTGCGCAGGGAGATGCTGGGGCGGCTGGCTGAGCTGGAGCCTCTTCCTGAAGCTCTACGACAGTCTGAACTCCAGCTGCAGGAGGCACAGGACAGGGAGCGCAGCCAGGAGAGACGTAGCGTGGAGCTCAGCACCACCCTGGCTGATCTCCGTATTAAG GTGGAGACTCAGGGCAGCCAAATGGAGCTGTTCAGACAGAAGAACAAGGTGCTACTTGAGGAgaacagacagctgcagcagcggGTGGAGAGTCTGGAAAG AAAGCTGGAGGAGGCCGTCAGCCAGAACAGCGACCTGCTGGCGGTCATCACCAAACGTGAAGACACCATTCACAGCAACCAGCTCCGTCTGGAGGAGAAGACCAGGGAATGTTCCCAGCTGAGCCGGAAGCTGGAGGAGGCTCTGGACGACGCTCGACATCAG ATGTCAGAGACCAGAGAACGAGCTGCCACCAAAGAACGCTCCACCCAGGCCAAGATCCTGGACTTAGAGACCCAACTGAGCAGGACCACCTCAGAAATCAACCAACTGAAACGCAACAAAGAGGAG GTGGAGCGACGATACCAGAGCCGACTGCAGGATGTGAAGGATCGGCTGGAGCAGTCGGACAGCACCAACCGAAGCCTGCAGAACTACGTCCAGTTCCTGAAGGCCTCTTACACCAATGTGTTTGGAGATGTGGCCCTCAGCAGCTCTCTGCGGGCCCCCTCACCCATCTGA
- the odf2a gene encoding outer dense fiber protein 2 isoform X1: MRKAMRTRSSSPPIHVHINDSTPVHVHVKSHRTSPVRTPKGKTKVDKGNLRPTANVKTRVPWIPPGKASTRDASYKWEGPMHRLEITPPLPEPEPEHSHSALLLADLTSEEEEGLHGRINQYERKIDSLLTEVSSLKNEVELRKREQLLERQSERLSVSQRVIAEQEEELAEVTKELEETERENTRLRQSMEKMMEETDYSRLDRDSVQPDKDALLRKLMEAEVDGTAAAKEMSALRESVSKLCSASVSRLSGSESSVLARQKELLLQKLETFEATNRTLRNLLREQHGSQMESMRLSEQKDTLLKRLADTEAENAHLVVKLQEKDKEVNQLSRLLDTEKVLRAQPSTCDNAKSTADLSKTLESTRAHLQGQLRSKAAENNRLTVQIKNLERAANQQKAEMEHLMEQLTSLRQEASADREALKRATRAQKQRAERSEVTAGQLSIQLLDMEKQVADALTAAETWESRHAQEVKDKSKLELELSLLNSRIAELTEQLQSTGDKGRLEREALLDHLHGLTTESTAARLENQSLKATAAAVEEKLDMSQSELQQVRASIKQYESLLDSYKIQVGKTRVEADEYAAHLAQAEREAQVVQGKLEQEIEEVRREMLGRLAELEPLPEALRQSELQLQEAQDRERSQERRSVELSTTLADLRIKVETQGSQMELFRQKNKVLLEENRQLQQRVESLESRKLEEAVSQNSDLLAVITKREDTIHSNQLRLEEKTRECSQLSRKLEEALDDARHQMSETRERAATKERSTQAKILDLETQLSRTTSEINQLKRNKEEVERRYQSRLQDVKDRLEQSDSTNRSLQNYVQFLKASYTNVFGDVALSSSLRAPSPI, from the exons ATG AGGAAAGCAATGAGAACCCGGTCAAGTTCACCTCCGATTCATGTGCACATCAATGACTCCACACCGGTCCACGTGCACGTAAAGAGCCACAGGACGAGTCCTGTCAGAACACCTAAG GGGAAGACCAAGGTGGACAAAGGAAACCTCCGTCCTACAGCCAATGTCAAAACTCGAGTGCCATGGATTCCACCTGGAAAGGCCTCCACACGGGATGCCTCGTACAAGTGGGAG GGTCCGATGCACCGCCTTGAGATCACACCGCCGCTCCCCGAACCAGAACCTGAACATTCCCACTCTGCGCTGCTATTGGCTGACCTCAcgtcagaggaagaggaagggctACACGGACGAATCAACCAGTATGAGAGGAAGATTGACAGCTTACTGACTGAAGTCAGCTCTCTAAAGAATGAG GTGGAGCTGCGGAAGAgggagcagctgctggagcGTCAGTCGGAGCGGCTGAGCGTCTCCCAGCGGGTGATcgcagagcaggaggaggagctggctgaGGTGAcaaaggagctggaggagactgAGCGGGAGAACACGCGACTACGACAGTCCATGGAGAAGATGATGGAGGAGACCGACTACAGCAG ACTAGACAGAGACAGTGTGCAGCCAGACAAAGATGCTCTGCTCAGGAAGCTGATGGAGGCTGAGGTGGACGGAACAGCAGCTGCCAAGGAAATGTCAGCCCTGCGAGAGTCTGTTTCTAAACTGTGCAGTGCCAGTGTCAGT AGACTGTCTGGTTCTGAGTCCTCGGTCTTGGCCCGTCAGAAGGAGCTGTTGCTACAGAAACTGGAGACGTTTGAGGCCACAAACCGAACCCTGCGGAACCTTCTCAGAGAGCAACATGGATCCCAG ATGGAGTCGATGCGACTGTCAGAGCAGAAGGACACGTTACTGAAGAGACTCGcagacacagaggcagaaaatgcT CATCTTGTGGTGAAACTtcaagagaaagacaaagaggtcAATCAGCTGTCCAGACTTTTAGATACTGAGAAGGTACTGAGAGCACAGCCGTCAACATGT GACAACGCTAAGAGTACAGCTGATCTGTCCAAGACCCTGGAGTCAACAAGAGCTCATTTACAGGGACAGCTCCGCAGCAAAGCAGCTGAGAACAACCGGCTCACTGTACAGATCAAG AACCTGGAGCgagcagccaatcagcagaAGGCAGAGATGGAGCATCTGATGGAGCAGCTGACGAGCCTGAGGCAGGAGGCCAGCGCGGACCGAGAGGCTCTGAAACGAGCTACACGAGCCCAGAAGCAGCGAGCGGAGCGTAGTGAGGTCACTGCAGGACAGTTGAGCATCCAGCTGCTGGACATG GAGAAGCAGGTGGCAGACGCCCTGACAGCAGCTGAGACCTGGGAGAGTCGTCATGCACAAGAGGTGAAAGACAAGAGTAAACTGGAGCTCGAGCTGTCACTGTTGAACAG CCGTATAGCAGAGCTGAcggagcagctgcagagcacAGGGGATAAAGGCAGACTGGAGAGAGAGGCCCTGCTGGATCACCTGCATGGACTGACCACAGAGAGCACTGCTGCCAGACTGGAGAACCAGTCCCTCAAG GCCACAGCCGCTGCAGTGGAGGAGAAACTGGACATGTCTCagtctgagcttcagcaggtcAGAGCATCCATCAAGCAATATGAGAGTCTGCTGGACAGCTACAAGATCCAG GTTGGGAAAACGCGGGTCGAGGCAGATGAGTATGCTGCTCATCTAGCCCAGGCGGAGCGAGAGGCCCAGGTCGTGCAGGggaagctggagcaggagataGAGGAGGTGCGCAGGGAGATGCTGGGGCGGCTGGCTGAGCTGGAGCCTCTTCCTGAAGCTCTACGACAGTCTGAACTCCAGCTGCAGGAGGCACAGGACAGGGAGCGCAGCCAGGAGAGACGTAGCGTGGAGCTCAGCACCACCCTGGCTGATCTCCGTATTAAG GTGGAGACTCAGGGCAGCCAAATGGAGCTGTTCAGACAGAAGAACAAGGTGCTACTTGAGGAgaacagacagctgcagcagcggGTGGAGAGTCTGGAAAG CAGAAAGCTGGAGGAGGCCGTCAGCCAGAACAGCGACCTGCTGGCGGTCATCACCAAACGTGAAGACACCATTCACAGCAACCAGCTCCGTCTGGAGGAGAAGACCAGGGAATGTTCCCAGCTGAGCCGGAAGCTGGAGGAGGCTCTGGACGACGCTCGACATCAG ATGTCAGAGACCAGAGAACGAGCTGCCACCAAAGAACGCTCCACCCAGGCCAAGATCCTGGACTTAGAGACCCAACTGAGCAGGACCACCTCAGAAATCAACCAACTGAAACGCAACAAAGAGGAG GTGGAGCGACGATACCAGAGCCGACTGCAGGATGTGAAGGATCGGCTGGAGCAGTCGGACAGCACCAACCGAAGCCTGCAGAACTACGTCCAGTTCCTGAAGGCCTCTTACACCAATGTGTTTGGAGATGTGGCCCTCAGCAGCTCTCTGCGGGCCCCCTCACCCATCTGA
- the odf2a gene encoding outer dense fiber protein 2 isoform X3, whose translation MRKAMRTRSSSPPIHVHINDSTPVHVHVKSHRTSPVRTPKGKTKVDKGNLRPTANVKTRVPWIPPGKASTRDASYKWEGPMHRLEITPPLPEPEPEHSHSALLLADLTSEEEEGLHGRINQYERKIDSLLTEVSSLKNEVELRKREQLLERQSERLSVSQRVIAEQEEELAEVTKELEETERENTRLRQSMEKMMEETDYSRLDRDSVQPDKDALLRKLMEAEVDGTAAAKEMSALRESVSKLCSASVSRLSGSESSVLARQKELLLQKLETFEATNRTLRNLLREQHGSQMESMRLSEQKDTLLKRLADTEAENAHLVVKLQEKDKEVNQLSRLLDTEKDNAKSTADLSKTLESTRAHLQGQLRSKAAENNRLTVQIKNLERAANQQKAEMEHLMEQLTSLRQEASADREALKRATRAQKQRAERSEVTAGQLSIQLLDMEKQVADALTAAETWESRHAQEVKDKSKLELELSLLNSRIAELTEQLQSTGDKGRLEREALLDHLHGLTTESTAARLENQSLKATAAAVEEKLDMSQSELQQVRASIKQYESLLDSYKIQVGKTRVEADEYAAHLAQAEREAQVVQGKLEQEIEEVRREMLGRLAELEPLPEALRQSELQLQEAQDRERSQERRSVELSTTLADLRIKVETQGSQMELFRQKNKVLLEENRQLQQRVESLESRKLEEAVSQNSDLLAVITKREDTIHSNQLRLEEKTRECSQLSRKLEEALDDARHQMSETRERAATKERSTQAKILDLETQLSRTTSEINQLKRNKEEVERRYQSRLQDVKDRLEQSDSTNRSLQNYVQFLKASYTNVFGDVALSSSLRAPSPI comes from the exons ATG AGGAAAGCAATGAGAACCCGGTCAAGTTCACCTCCGATTCATGTGCACATCAATGACTCCACACCGGTCCACGTGCACGTAAAGAGCCACAGGACGAGTCCTGTCAGAACACCTAAG GGGAAGACCAAGGTGGACAAAGGAAACCTCCGTCCTACAGCCAATGTCAAAACTCGAGTGCCATGGATTCCACCTGGAAAGGCCTCCACACGGGATGCCTCGTACAAGTGGGAG GGTCCGATGCACCGCCTTGAGATCACACCGCCGCTCCCCGAACCAGAACCTGAACATTCCCACTCTGCGCTGCTATTGGCTGACCTCAcgtcagaggaagaggaagggctACACGGACGAATCAACCAGTATGAGAGGAAGATTGACAGCTTACTGACTGAAGTCAGCTCTCTAAAGAATGAG GTGGAGCTGCGGAAGAgggagcagctgctggagcGTCAGTCGGAGCGGCTGAGCGTCTCCCAGCGGGTGATcgcagagcaggaggaggagctggctgaGGTGAcaaaggagctggaggagactgAGCGGGAGAACACGCGACTACGACAGTCCATGGAGAAGATGATGGAGGAGACCGACTACAGCAG ACTAGACAGAGACAGTGTGCAGCCAGACAAAGATGCTCTGCTCAGGAAGCTGATGGAGGCTGAGGTGGACGGAACAGCAGCTGCCAAGGAAATGTCAGCCCTGCGAGAGTCTGTTTCTAAACTGTGCAGTGCCAGTGTCAGT AGACTGTCTGGTTCTGAGTCCTCGGTCTTGGCCCGTCAGAAGGAGCTGTTGCTACAGAAACTGGAGACGTTTGAGGCCACAAACCGAACCCTGCGGAACCTTCTCAGAGAGCAACATGGATCCCAG ATGGAGTCGATGCGACTGTCAGAGCAGAAGGACACGTTACTGAAGAGACTCGcagacacagaggcagaaaatgcT CATCTTGTGGTGAAACTtcaagagaaagacaaagaggtcAATCAGCTGTCCAGACTTTTAGATACTGAGAAG GACAACGCTAAGAGTACAGCTGATCTGTCCAAGACCCTGGAGTCAACAAGAGCTCATTTACAGGGACAGCTCCGCAGCAAAGCAGCTGAGAACAACCGGCTCACTGTACAGATCAAG AACCTGGAGCgagcagccaatcagcagaAGGCAGAGATGGAGCATCTGATGGAGCAGCTGACGAGCCTGAGGCAGGAGGCCAGCGCGGACCGAGAGGCTCTGAAACGAGCTACACGAGCCCAGAAGCAGCGAGCGGAGCGTAGTGAGGTCACTGCAGGACAGTTGAGCATCCAGCTGCTGGACATG GAGAAGCAGGTGGCAGACGCCCTGACAGCAGCTGAGACCTGGGAGAGTCGTCATGCACAAGAGGTGAAAGACAAGAGTAAACTGGAGCTCGAGCTGTCACTGTTGAACAG CCGTATAGCAGAGCTGAcggagcagctgcagagcacAGGGGATAAAGGCAGACTGGAGAGAGAGGCCCTGCTGGATCACCTGCATGGACTGACCACAGAGAGCACTGCTGCCAGACTGGAGAACCAGTCCCTCAAG GCCACAGCCGCTGCAGTGGAGGAGAAACTGGACATGTCTCagtctgagcttcagcaggtcAGAGCATCCATCAAGCAATATGAGAGTCTGCTGGACAGCTACAAGATCCAG GTTGGGAAAACGCGGGTCGAGGCAGATGAGTATGCTGCTCATCTAGCCCAGGCGGAGCGAGAGGCCCAGGTCGTGCAGGggaagctggagcaggagataGAGGAGGTGCGCAGGGAGATGCTGGGGCGGCTGGCTGAGCTGGAGCCTCTTCCTGAAGCTCTACGACAGTCTGAACTCCAGCTGCAGGAGGCACAGGACAGGGAGCGCAGCCAGGAGAGACGTAGCGTGGAGCTCAGCACCACCCTGGCTGATCTCCGTATTAAG GTGGAGACTCAGGGCAGCCAAATGGAGCTGTTCAGACAGAAGAACAAGGTGCTACTTGAGGAgaacagacagctgcagcagcggGTGGAGAGTCTGGAAAG CAGAAAGCTGGAGGAGGCCGTCAGCCAGAACAGCGACCTGCTGGCGGTCATCACCAAACGTGAAGACACCATTCACAGCAACCAGCTCCGTCTGGAGGAGAAGACCAGGGAATGTTCCCAGCTGAGCCGGAAGCTGGAGGAGGCTCTGGACGACGCTCGACATCAG ATGTCAGAGACCAGAGAACGAGCTGCCACCAAAGAACGCTCCACCCAGGCCAAGATCCTGGACTTAGAGACCCAACTGAGCAGGACCACCTCAGAAATCAACCAACTGAAACGCAACAAAGAGGAG GTGGAGCGACGATACCAGAGCCGACTGCAGGATGTGAAGGATCGGCTGGAGCAGTCGGACAGCACCAACCGAAGCCTGCAGAACTACGTCCAGTTCCTGAAGGCCTCTTACACCAATGTGTTTGGAGATGTGGCCCTCAGCAGCTCTCTGCGGGCCCCCTCACCCATCTGA
- the odf2a gene encoding outer dense fiber protein 2 isoform X4 codes for MRKAMRTRSSSPPIHVHINDSTPVHVHVKSHRTSPVRTPKGKTKVDKGNLRPTANVKTRVPWIPPGKASTRDASYKWEGPMHRLEITPPLPEPEPEHSHSALLLADLTSEEEEGLHGRINQYERKIDSLLTEVSSLKNEVELRKREQLLERQSERLSVSQRVIAEQEEELAEVTKELEETERENTRLRQSMEKMMEETDYSRLDRDSVQPDKDALLRKLMEAEVDGTAAAKEMSALRESVSKLCSASVSRLSGSESSVLARQKELLLQKLETFEATNRTLRNLLREQHGSQMESMRLSEQKDTLLKRLADTEAENAHLVVKLQEKDKEVNQLSRLLDTEKDNAKSTADLSKTLESTRAHLQGQLRSKAAENNRLTVQIKNLERAANQQKAEMEHLMEQLTSLRQEASADREALKRATRAQKQRAERSEVTAGQLSIQLLDMEKQVADALTAAETWESRHAQEVKDKSKLELELSLLNSRIAELTEQLQSTGDKGRLEREALLDHLHGLTTESTAARLENQSLKATAAAVEEKLDMSQSELQQVRASIKQYESLLDSYKIQVGKTRVEADEYAAHLAQAEREAQVVQGKLEQEIEEVRREMLGRLAELEPLPEALRQSELQLQEAQDRERSQERRSVELSTTLADLRIKVETQGSQMELFRQKNKVLLEENRQLQQRVESLERKLEEAVSQNSDLLAVITKREDTIHSNQLRLEEKTRECSQLSRKLEEALDDARHQMSETRERAATKERSTQAKILDLETQLSRTTSEINQLKRNKEEVERRYQSRLQDVKDRLEQSDSTNRSLQNYVQFLKASYTNVFGDVALSSSLRAPSPI; via the exons ATG AGGAAAGCAATGAGAACCCGGTCAAGTTCACCTCCGATTCATGTGCACATCAATGACTCCACACCGGTCCACGTGCACGTAAAGAGCCACAGGACGAGTCCTGTCAGAACACCTAAG GGGAAGACCAAGGTGGACAAAGGAAACCTCCGTCCTACAGCCAATGTCAAAACTCGAGTGCCATGGATTCCACCTGGAAAGGCCTCCACACGGGATGCCTCGTACAAGTGGGAG GGTCCGATGCACCGCCTTGAGATCACACCGCCGCTCCCCGAACCAGAACCTGAACATTCCCACTCTGCGCTGCTATTGGCTGACCTCAcgtcagaggaagaggaagggctACACGGACGAATCAACCAGTATGAGAGGAAGATTGACAGCTTACTGACTGAAGTCAGCTCTCTAAAGAATGAG GTGGAGCTGCGGAAGAgggagcagctgctggagcGTCAGTCGGAGCGGCTGAGCGTCTCCCAGCGGGTGATcgcagagcaggaggaggagctggctgaGGTGAcaaaggagctggaggagactgAGCGGGAGAACACGCGACTACGACAGTCCATGGAGAAGATGATGGAGGAGACCGACTACAGCAG ACTAGACAGAGACAGTGTGCAGCCAGACAAAGATGCTCTGCTCAGGAAGCTGATGGAGGCTGAGGTGGACGGAACAGCAGCTGCCAAGGAAATGTCAGCCCTGCGAGAGTCTGTTTCTAAACTGTGCAGTGCCAGTGTCAGT AGACTGTCTGGTTCTGAGTCCTCGGTCTTGGCCCGTCAGAAGGAGCTGTTGCTACAGAAACTGGAGACGTTTGAGGCCACAAACCGAACCCTGCGGAACCTTCTCAGAGAGCAACATGGATCCCAG ATGGAGTCGATGCGACTGTCAGAGCAGAAGGACACGTTACTGAAGAGACTCGcagacacagaggcagaaaatgcT CATCTTGTGGTGAAACTtcaagagaaagacaaagaggtcAATCAGCTGTCCAGACTTTTAGATACTGAGAAG GACAACGCTAAGAGTACAGCTGATCTGTCCAAGACCCTGGAGTCAACAAGAGCTCATTTACAGGGACAGCTCCGCAGCAAAGCAGCTGAGAACAACCGGCTCACTGTACAGATCAAG AACCTGGAGCgagcagccaatcagcagaAGGCAGAGATGGAGCATCTGATGGAGCAGCTGACGAGCCTGAGGCAGGAGGCCAGCGCGGACCGAGAGGCTCTGAAACGAGCTACACGAGCCCAGAAGCAGCGAGCGGAGCGTAGTGAGGTCACTGCAGGACAGTTGAGCATCCAGCTGCTGGACATG GAGAAGCAGGTGGCAGACGCCCTGACAGCAGCTGAGACCTGGGAGAGTCGTCATGCACAAGAGGTGAAAGACAAGAGTAAACTGGAGCTCGAGCTGTCACTGTTGAACAG CCGTATAGCAGAGCTGAcggagcagctgcagagcacAGGGGATAAAGGCAGACTGGAGAGAGAGGCCCTGCTGGATCACCTGCATGGACTGACCACAGAGAGCACTGCTGCCAGACTGGAGAACCAGTCCCTCAAG GCCACAGCCGCTGCAGTGGAGGAGAAACTGGACATGTCTCagtctgagcttcagcaggtcAGAGCATCCATCAAGCAATATGAGAGTCTGCTGGACAGCTACAAGATCCAG GTTGGGAAAACGCGGGTCGAGGCAGATGAGTATGCTGCTCATCTAGCCCAGGCGGAGCGAGAGGCCCAGGTCGTGCAGGggaagctggagcaggagataGAGGAGGTGCGCAGGGAGATGCTGGGGCGGCTGGCTGAGCTGGAGCCTCTTCCTGAAGCTCTACGACAGTCTGAACTCCAGCTGCAGGAGGCACAGGACAGGGAGCGCAGCCAGGAGAGACGTAGCGTGGAGCTCAGCACCACCCTGGCTGATCTCCGTATTAAG GTGGAGACTCAGGGCAGCCAAATGGAGCTGTTCAGACAGAAGAACAAGGTGCTACTTGAGGAgaacagacagctgcagcagcggGTGGAGAGTCTGGAAAG AAAGCTGGAGGAGGCCGTCAGCCAGAACAGCGACCTGCTGGCGGTCATCACCAAACGTGAAGACACCATTCACAGCAACCAGCTCCGTCTGGAGGAGAAGACCAGGGAATGTTCCCAGCTGAGCCGGAAGCTGGAGGAGGCTCTGGACGACGCTCGACATCAG ATGTCAGAGACCAGAGAACGAGCTGCCACCAAAGAACGCTCCACCCAGGCCAAGATCCTGGACTTAGAGACCCAACTGAGCAGGACCACCTCAGAAATCAACCAACTGAAACGCAACAAAGAGGAG GTGGAGCGACGATACCAGAGCCGACTGCAGGATGTGAAGGATCGGCTGGAGCAGTCGGACAGCACCAACCGAAGCCTGCAGAACTACGTCCAGTTCCTGAAGGCCTCTTACACCAATGTGTTTGGAGATGTGGCCCTCAGCAGCTCTCTGCGGGCCCCCTCACCCATCTGA